The proteins below come from a single Salinilacihabitans rarus genomic window:
- a CDS encoding TRAM domain-containing protein codes for MEISDQLRCLFSATIEERGDSYVVEVPKQEIRLGDIREGETYRVAVLPSSSNDDTSDIETKPERERSPPKPPVEEGEQRTVEIEDIGEQGDGITRVERGFVVIVPDTEQGERVTVEITDVRENVAFAEVVERLSYYE; via the coding sequence ATGGAAATTTCCGACCAACTTCGCTGTCTGTTCTCTGCCACTATCGAAGAGCGAGGCGACTCCTATGTGGTCGAAGTCCCCAAGCAAGAGATTCGCCTTGGCGACATTCGGGAAGGCGAGACGTATCGCGTGGCTGTTCTCCCTTCATCGTCCAATGACGACACCAGCGACATTGAAACCAAACCAGAACGCGAACGTAGCCCACCGAAGCCACCGGTCGAAGAGGGAGAACAGCGCACCGTCGAAATCGAGGACATAGGCGAACAGGGAGACGGTATCACTCGTGTCGAGCGTGGCTTCGTCGTCATTGTTCCCGACACTGAACAGGGCGAGCGCGTTACCGTCGAGATTACTGATGTGCGAGAAAACGTCGCCTTCGCTGAAGTGGTTGAGCGGCTAAGTTATTACGAATAG
- a CDS encoding TATA-box-binding protein C, which yields MEIVSTMGSGSLGRELDLDTFVSELENHLGGSVDANFTSNGMATVRLEEDGPAYTLYRTGTFQIRGATDEDHLTEAADRFREVLSEIGVEVPDYEFRHVTSVFMEDLGREVNLEALTIALGMEDTEYGPEQFPGLIYRPPEHEVALLVFASGKIIVGGTTDRSEAKSAVKQLKDELAVLDSA from the coding sequence CTGGAAATCGTCAGTACGATGGGGAGCGGCTCTCTCGGTCGAGAATTAGATTTAGACACCTTCGTCTCCGAGCTTGAGAACCATCTTGGCGGTTCTGTAGACGCTAATTTCACGAGCAACGGCATGGCTACGGTTCGGTTGGAAGAAGACGGTCCCGCGTACACTCTCTATCGGACAGGAACGTTTCAGATTCGGGGCGCGACGGACGAAGACCATCTGACCGAAGCGGCTGACCGATTCCGAGAGGTGTTATCCGAAATCGGCGTCGAGGTTCCCGACTACGAGTTCAGGCACGTTACCTCGGTCTTCATGGAAGACCTCGGGCGAGAGGTGAACTTGGAAGCGCTCACTATCGCGCTCGGGATGGAAGACACCGAGTACGGACCCGAGCAATTCCCCGGCCTCATTTACCGACCGCCCGAACACGAAGTGGCTCTACTGGTCTTCGCTAGCGGGAAAATCATCGTCGGTGGAACGACCGATAGGAGCGAGGCGAAATCTGCTGTTAAACAGTTGAAAGACGAACTCGCTGTGTTGGATAGTGCTTGA
- a CDS encoding type I restriction-modification system subunit M gives MPISLDELENHLFKCADIIRDAVDPTDYKEYILPLVYYKSISDEFEKQYEQNLEEYGEDFARRKNLYDIPVVPEGYLWDDLRAVNDNVDEALNNAFDALADENPELKGLFRANYIDADALDDDRLGRLVEHLSKYDFDRDSIPPDMLGEAYMDLVRHFAEEEGKSGGQFFTPPHIVRLCVRLVDEFEDGYTFHDPTVGSGGMLVEAAHYYREEQSGDPSKLKFTGQEINPDIAAIAKMNLSIHGLDGTIEREDSLSSPEFTDDEANELTRFDRVLANFPFSADWAKDELQDDPWGRFDWHEKLPRADRGDYAFIMHMAEQLKDPDRGDERGGKAAIVIPHGVLFRKHESRYREHMLEEDMVEAIVGLPENLFQNNSIPSAILVLNTDKADEREDEVQFIHAADEAFYRELSNQNELTDEGLDHIVENFREWATEERVSRTVPLDEIRENDYNLNIALYVDTTEPEEDIDVETELAKLRELQAEQDKLESKISNHMEELNYE, from the coding sequence ATGCCCATCTCCTTGGACGAACTCGAAAACCATCTCTTCAAGTGTGCAGATATTATCCGAGACGCTGTCGACCCGACCGACTACAAGGAATACATTCTGCCGCTCGTCTATTACAAGTCCATATCCGACGAGTTCGAGAAGCAGTACGAACAGAATCTCGAAGAGTACGGTGAGGACTTCGCCCGGCGGAAGAACCTCTACGACATTCCTGTGGTCCCCGAGGGCTACCTGTGGGACGACCTTCGTGCAGTGAACGACAACGTTGACGAGGCGCTGAATAACGCGTTCGACGCCTTGGCAGACGAGAATCCCGAGCTAAAGGGCCTGTTCCGAGCCAACTACATCGACGCGGACGCGCTCGACGACGACCGTCTTGGGAGGCTGGTCGAACACCTCTCGAAGTATGATTTCGACCGAGACAGCATTCCCCCGGACATGCTCGGAGAGGCCTATATGGACCTCGTTCGCCACTTCGCGGAAGAAGAGGGGAAGTCTGGCGGTCAGTTCTTCACCCCGCCCCACATCGTCCGTCTCTGCGTTCGTCTCGTGGACGAGTTCGAGGACGGCTATACGTTCCACGACCCGACCGTCGGCTCCGGTGGCATGCTCGTTGAGGCCGCCCACTACTACCGTGAGGAACAGAGTGGCGACCCCTCGAAGCTGAAGTTCACTGGTCAGGAAATCAACCCCGACATTGCGGCGATAGCGAAAATGAACCTCTCGATTCACGGGCTTGATGGAACTATCGAGCGCGAGGATTCGCTGTCAAGTCCGGAGTTCACCGACGACGAAGCGAACGAACTCACTCGCTTCGACCGTGTGCTGGCAAATTTCCCCTTCTCGGCTGATTGGGCCAAGGACGAGCTTCAGGACGACCCGTGGGGTCGCTTCGATTGGCACGAGAAACTCCCCCGCGCCGACCGAGGCGACTACGCCTTCATCATGCACATGGCCGAGCAACTGAAGGACCCCGACAGAGGTGACGAGCGAGGTGGGAAGGCCGCTATCGTGATTCCTCACGGTGTGCTGTTCCGAAAGCACGAATCCCGGTATCGGGAACACATGCTCGAAGAGGATATGGTCGAGGCAATCGTCGGCCTTCCCGAGAACCTCTTTCAGAACAATTCCATCCCGAGCGCCATTCTCGTCTTGAACACGGACAAGGCTGACGAGCGTGAAGACGAGGTACAGTTCATCCACGCCGCCGACGAAGCGTTCTACCGCGAACTCTCGAATCAGAACGAGCTGACCGACGAAGGGCTTGACCACATTGTCGAGAACTTCCGAGAGTGGGCAACCGAAGAGCGTGTCAGTCGAACGGTTCCGCTTGACGAGATTCGAGAGAACGACTACAACCTCAATATTGCGCTTTACGTTGATACGACCGAGCCTGAAGAAGACATTGACGTAGAGACTGAGCTGGCTAAATTGCGAGAATTACAGGCAGAACAGGACAAGCTTGAGAGTAAAATAAGCAACCACATGGAGGAACTGAATTATGAGTGA
- a CDS encoding restriction endonuclease subunit S, which yields MSEDASLDQFIGEEDDEDSVQESRGLEQEQFGPFTLSTPGEWTAKRLGDIKNLITRGKQPTYADEGVPVINQECIYWDGWHFENLRFLEPEVAEDWKEKYFPNPGDVILNSTGQGTLGRAQVYPDNERRAIDSHVTLIRTERELNPYFHRYFLESHLGQALLYSMCVNGSTGQIELSKTRLDLLPTPLPPLEEQNKIATVLDNLDQAILKIDELLDQVLRLKKAVAQDLFHEGLRSSETKSTWLGELPEEWDTVKFSELIQSSRNGVYKKQDAYGSGVPILKMGDMFGEITFGGADMERVEMENDEIDKYRLKQGDLLFARRSLNVEGAGECTLIGELDEPTVFESSLIRVRLNNEVDPMFLAQYFEGPVGSKSIERIVTTTTASGIAGSDLKKLPVPHPPKEVQKEIASKLTVYDKKTTVLERRKKNLQRLKQGLMQDLLSGTVRTTNTNIEIPDKIAQDG from the coding sequence ATGAGTGAAGACGCAAGTTTAGACCAGTTCATTGGAGAGGAAGATGATGAAGACTCTGTGCAGGAATCGAGAGGATTAGAACAAGAGCAGTTTGGACCATTTACGCTATCAACACCTGGAGAGTGGACAGCAAAGCGGCTCGGTGATATTAAGAATCTGATTACGAGAGGGAAACAGCCTACATATGCTGATGAGGGAGTCCCCGTTATCAATCAGGAATGTATCTACTGGGATGGATGGCATTTTGAGAATCTACGATTTTTAGAGCCTGAGGTTGCAGAAGATTGGAAGGAAAAATATTTCCCAAATCCCGGAGATGTAATTCTGAACTCTACGGGTCAGGGTACTCTTGGCCGGGCACAGGTTTATCCCGATAATGAGCGTCGAGCGATTGATTCTCACGTAACCCTCATTAGGACTGAAAGAGAGCTGAATCCATATTTCCACAGGTATTTCTTAGAGAGCCACCTTGGTCAGGCCCTTCTCTATTCCATGTGTGTAAACGGGTCAACTGGACAAATTGAACTCTCAAAAACTCGACTGGACTTACTTCCTACTCCACTGCCCCCTCTCGAAGAACAGAACAAAATTGCAACTGTACTTGACAATCTTGACCAAGCAATTTTGAAAATAGATGAGCTACTTGACCAAGTTTTACGGTTGAAGAAAGCAGTCGCTCAGGACCTATTCCATGAAGGCCTGAGGTCATCTGAAACCAAAAGTACCTGGCTTGGTGAACTCCCTGAGGAATGGGATACTGTCAAATTTTCTGAGTTAATTCAGTCGAGTCGAAATGGTGTATATAAAAAACAAGACGCGTATGGTAGTGGAGTCCCCATATTAAAAATGGGCGACATGTTTGGGGAAATAACGTTTGGCGGGGCCGATATGGAGCGGGTTGAAATGGAGAACGATGAGATTGACAAATATAGATTGAAACAGGGAGACTTGTTGTTTGCAAGGCGGTCGCTCAATGTTGAAGGAGCTGGGGAGTGTACATTGATTGGCGAGTTAGATGAACCAACTGTATTCGAATCTTCTCTCATAAGAGTGCGTCTAAATAACGAAGTGGACCCTATGTTCCTCGCTCAATATTTCGAAGGACCAGTTGGCTCCAAATCCATAGAAAGAATTGTTACTACTACTACTGCTTCAGGAATTGCAGGAAGTGATTTGAAGAAATTACCAGTTCCTCACCCACCTAAAGAGGTGCAAAAAGAGATTGCGTCAAAACTGACGGTTTACGATAAGAAGACTACTGTCTTGGAAAGAAGGAAGAAGAATCTACAGCGTCTGAAGCAAGGGCTCATGCAAGACCTACTTTCAGGAACAGTCCGTACAACCAACACCAATATAGAGATACCTGACAAAATCGCACAGGATGGTTAG